The nucleotide sequence TGCTTTGGTCGCCCACCACATAGAAAGTGGCCCGCGATTCCCAGATCTGGGGCGTGAGCAGGCTGTAGACCACCGCGGCGACACTCACCACGGCCACAAATATGATCACGAACCTGCGATGCTTCAGGATTAACCTGACCAGTTCAAAGATGTCGAACTCTCTTTTATCCATTGCGACCTATCCTTGTAATCTTTTCTTGTTTCGCCGTCCGGAGACCGCATGAGCTTTCTAAGGTGAATATTCCTTATTTGCCCAGTCCATATTATTGTCAATGAATAGTTTTGCCCTGCGCTGAGGAAGTCATCCCAGGTAGGGGGCCAGAACTTGCGGTAGGTCCAGGCCGCCCCCGCTGTTCTGATATGTCTCCAGCAGCGCGATCATCAGGCGCGGCGTGGCCACTCCCGATCCGTTCAAAGTATGCAGGAATCCCACCTTGCCGCTCGCGTCGCGATAGCGGATATGGGCGCGGCGGGCCTGGAAATCCTCAAAATTACTCACGGATGAGACCTCCAGATATTTCTGCGAGCCGGGCGCCCAGACTTCGATATCGTAGGTCTTGGCCGAGGCGAAACTCAGGTCGCCGCTGCAGAGCTGGACCACGCGGTAATGCAGGCCCAGGGCTTGCAACACCTCCTCCGCGTCCAGCAGCATTTCTTCCAGCGCGGAATAGGATGTTTCCGGCTCCACGAAGCGCACCATTTCCACCTTGTTGAATTGGTGCAAGCGCTGCAGGCCTTTGGTGTCCTTGCCGTAGGAACCGGCCTCGCGGCGGAAGCAGGGCGTGTAAGCCACATATTTCAGAGGCAGTTGTGAATGCTGAAGCACCTCTCCCCCATAGATGTTGGTCACCGGGACCTCGGCTGTGGGGATCAGAAACAGGTCGTCCTCGTCCACGTGGTACATGTCGGCTTCCAGCTTGGGCAGTTGGCCCGTGCCGGTCATGGTTTTTCTGGTCACCAGAAGCGGGACGGCCAGTTCGGTGTAGCCGTGCTTTGCGACATGCAGGTCCAGCATGTAATTGATCAGGGCCCGTTCCAGCCTGGCCCCGAAACCAGTGTAGATGGGGAATCCGGAGCCGCTTATCCTGGCCCCGCGCATCAAATCGAGCAGTCCGTTCCGGTCCGCGACACCCAGGTGGTCCAAAGGCTCGAAAGCAAAGCCGGGCTTGCTTCCCCAGCTCTTTATCTCCAGATTGCTGCTTTCGTTGCTGCCGATCGGCACGCTGGGGTGGGGGATGTTCGGAATGGTTAGCAACAGCGCGTCCAGGGCTGAATTGGCCTCGCTCAGGGAGGCGTTCACGGCTTTGATCCGGTCTGCCACGATG is from Candidatus Syntrophosphaera sp. and encodes:
- the serS gene encoding serine--tRNA ligase, which gives rise to MLDIKYIRANIEAVRTAIRNKNEKADLDALLAVDENRRRLQFEFDNLKASQNQVSQTIAQKKKAGEDASGLVQEMSIVADRIKAVNASLSEANSALDALLLTIPNIPHPSVPIGSNESSNLEIKSWGSKPGFAFEPLDHLGVADRNGLLDLMRGARISGSGFPIYTGFGARLERALINYMLDLHVAKHGYTELAVPLLVTRKTMTGTGQLPKLEADMYHVDEDDLFLIPTAEVPVTNIYGGEVLQHSQLPLKYVAYTPCFRREAGSYGKDTKGLQRLHQFNKVEMVRFVEPETSYSALEEMLLDAEEVLQALGLHYRVVQLCSGDLSFASAKTYDIEVWAPGSQKYLEVSSVSNFEDFQARRAHIRYRDASGKVGFLHTLNGSGVATPRLMIALLETYQNSGGGLDLPQVLAPYLG